A stretch of DNA from Nitrosopumilus zosterae:
AACATCGATGCGGTAAAGTTAATTTGATGTGCAATATGCATGTCAGTGGCCATATCATCCAATGCGGTGGTAAACAAAAGATTGAATCTCTCAAGTTTAGAGTAGAGTTTGTTTTTCAATTTGTTTATTGTCTTAATTGAGCTAATTGCTGCACTGACAGATATAGGATTTCCAGCAAAAGTACTTGCCTGGTAGACTTTGCCCCCAGGAGACAATAAATCAATTATTTCTTTTCTTCCGCCAACTGCGGCAATTGTAAAGCCGTTGCTGAGAGCTTTGGCCATAGTAGTGATATCGGATTTAATTCCAAAATGCTCTTGAGCCCCACCAGGAGATACCCTGAATCCTGTAACCACTTCATCAAAAATTAGCGGGATGTTGTTTTCTTTGGTAATTTTTCGCAAATCATAGAGAAAATTTTTTTCAGGCAGAATCAAACCCATGTTAGCTAGAATTGGTTCCACTATTACTCCTGCAATGTCTTTGTTTTGGTTAATTGTCTTTTGAAAGTCTTCAATGTTGTTATACTGCACAACCAAAGTATTTTTTGAAACTTCATCTAATCCACCTTCTGAAACCGAAATGCCATTATGTGCAGAGCCAGAACCTGCTTTTACCAATACAGAATCATGTGCACCATGATAACATCCTTCAAATTTGATTATCTTTTTCTTTTTTGTAAAACCACGTGCCAATCTAATTGCAGTCATTGTTGCCTCTCCTCCAGTGTTGACTAGCCGGACTTTGTCAATCGACGGAAAGTTTCCAATGATTAATTTCGATAATTCAGTTTCAGCTTCTGTCGGAGTACAATAGAGAGTTCCTTTAGAAAGTTGGTTGGAGACTGCATTGATAATCTCTTTTCTTCTATGCCCCAACAGTAAAGCACCATATCCATTGCAAAAATCAATATACTTTTTGTTCTCGACATCCCAAAGATATGCACCGTTTGATTTTTTTGTAAAGAATGGATATGGTTCAAAATACCTAACAGGGCTATTCACTCCTGATGGGATGACTTTTTTTGAATCTGAGAATAGTTTTGAATTAGTCATCAAAATAGACTAAACAAGGTCATTATTATTCGTAAAAGACATGATTTTAGAGTTTTTTAGGTATGGAACATCCAATTAAAGGATCATCAGATTTTTCTTGTTTGCACCAACAATTTGGACTACAATTTGTCGACTTTTTAGTCATCAAATTCTCCTTTAATGTTCTTCCCATCATTGCAATCAAGATGATTCACTTGCGTGGATTCACGTACAGCCTGTTTGATGATGTCCGCCACTTCTTTTGACAATAGGAGTTTTGAAAATGAGGAATTGTCATGCTCAAGGAAGGGAGTAGCGCACATTAATCATACATACGCAAAATTTGTTAAAACATGATTGTAATTATTTTCCATAACAAACTAAAAGTTTGTAATCTATATAGAAAAAAGTTATCCAAGCTTGTTACAAATATCGTCACAGTTTGGACAAAATAATATATCGTCTGCAAACTTTCCACGTCTTAAAATCTCGGTTTCGTTATTTCCACATTTTTCACATTGTGTTTTTTGCATTATACTAGGTATTTTATTTTAGATCTAAAAAAATAACCTAAATGATTTATGGTAAATATGTAAACAGAAACAATTTACATAGTTGACTAACTAAAACCATATTCTTGTTTACAATCGTGAAATTTCGGTAATGATTTTACATTACAATTATGACATACATCTTGAAACAAAAAATTACAATGCTGGCACTTTAGATGATTCTTTAGAAACCAACCACATGCTCTGCAACATTCATCAGGCATTATATATTTGAGAATTCTTTGACGCCCAATCGAAATCTCTCAGTACAAATAAAATTCTCTTTGCAAGATAATTAGGAACTACATCTAAATCACATACAACTAAAATTAATCCTTCAGTATAGGGGAAAATTAATTCTAAGAAAGTTTCTCTTTGTACAGTTATGAAATTGAGTGGTCCAACTATATCATCGAATTCTTTACTAAGCGATGTTTGAAGGGTTCTTTGCATAAAAAACATCTCGGTTTCAGATTTAGACAGTTTTGTAAGAACACTATCATTACGAGATCGGGATTCAAAGACTCGCCCATTGTAGTTAATTGAGGATACGAAAAATATCCGTTCATTGGACTCCAAGATATCGTCACATAGGCGTGAAATGGCTAAACTCTGCTTAAAATCAGATGATATCATGACTAGCATTAGCAGAACAAAGACTAAAGCAGCAAGTAATTAGATTCGATAAAACTCCGTAGTCTATGTAGTTGACAGTATGGCTATAATTCTTGTTTCCTTTGTATCTCAAATTTTTTTCTAAATAAGAAAGCC
This window harbors:
- the hemL gene encoding glutamate-1-semialdehyde 2,1-aminomutase gives rise to the protein MTNSKLFSDSKKVIPSGVNSPVRYFEPYPFFTKKSNGAYLWDVENKKYIDFCNGYGALLLGHRRKEIINAVSNQLSKGTLYCTPTEAETELSKLIIGNFPSIDKVRLVNTGGEATMTAIRLARGFTKKKKIIKFEGCYHGAHDSVLVKAGSGSAHNGISVSEGGLDEVSKNTLVVQYNNIEDFQKTINQNKDIAGVIVEPILANMGLILPEKNFLYDLRKITKENNIPLIFDEVVTGFRVSPGGAQEHFGIKSDITTMAKALSNGFTIAAVGGRKEIIDLLSPGGKVYQASTFAGNPISVSAAISSIKTINKLKNKLYSKLERFNLLFTTALDDMATDMHIAHQINFTASMFQIFFTNKPVINYETSKKADSKKFQKMFRTLLKKGIFIAPSQFEVVFLSDAHTENDLNKTLDAYDAALKSVKN